The following are encoded in a window of Sminthopsis crassicaudata isolate SCR6 chromosome 3, ASM4859323v1, whole genome shotgun sequence genomic DNA:
- the ZFX gene encoding zinc finger X-chromosomal protein isoform X3 translates to MDAESEIDPCKVDGTCPEVIKVYIFKADPGEDDLGGTVDIVESEPENDHGVGLLDQSSSIRVPREKMVYMTVNDSQQEDEDLNVAEIADEVYMEVIVGEEDAAVAHEQQIDDTEIKTFMPIAWAAAYGNNTDGIENRNGTASALLHIDESAGLGRLAKQKPKKRRRPDSRQYQTAIIIGPDGHPLTVYPCMICGKKFKSRGFLKRHMKNHPEHLTKKKYRCTDCDYTTNKKISLHNHLESHKLTNKTEKAIECDECGKHFSHAGALFTHKMVHKEKGANKMHKCKFCDYETAEQGLLNRHLLAVHSKNFPHICVECGKGFRHPSELKKHMRIHTGEKPYQCQYCEYRSADSSNLKTHVKTKHSKEMPFKCEICLLTFSDTKEVQQHALIHQESKTHQCLHCDHKSSNSSDLKRHIISVHTKDYPHKCDMCDKGFHRPSELKKHVAAHKGKKMHQCRHCDFKIADPFVLSRHILSVHTKDLPFRCKRCRKGFRQQNELKKHMKTHSGRKVYQCEYCEYSTTDASGFKRHVISIHTKDYPHRCEYCKKGFRRPSEKNQHIMRHHKDVGLP, encoded by the exons ATGGATGCTGAATCTGAAATTGACCCATGTAAAGTAGATGGTACCTGCCCTGAAGTCatcaaagtttatatttttaaggcTGATCCTGGAGAAGATGATTTAG gtggtacagtggatattGTAGAGAGTGAACCTGAGAATGATCATGGAGTTGGACTACTTGATCAGAGTAGCAGTATTCGTGTTCCAAGGGAAAAGATGGTTTATATGACTGTAAATGACTCTCAGCAAGAAGATGAAGATTTAA atgttGCAGAAATTGCTGATGAAGTTTATATGGAAGTGATTGTTGGTGAGGAAGATGCAGCAGTGGCACATGAACAACAAATTGATGACACTGAAATAAAAACTTTCATGCCAATAGCTTGGGCAGCAGCATATG GTAATAATACTGATGGAATTGAAAACCGGAATGGCACTGCAAGTGCCCTCTTGCACATAGATGAGTCTGCTGGACTTGGCAGACTggcaaaacaaaaaccaaagaagaggagaaggcCTGATTCTAGGCAGTACCAAACAG caATAATTATTGGCCCTGATGGTCATCCATTGACTGTCTATCCTTGCATGATTTGTGGGAAGAAATTTAAATCTAGAGGATTCTTGAAGAGGCATATGAAAAACCATCCAGAGCACCTTACCAAGAAAAAATATCGATGCACAGACTGTGATTACActactaataaaaaaattagtttacacAACCATCTGGAGAGCCACAAGTTGACCAACAAAACCGAAAAGGCAATTGAATGCGATGAATGTGGGAAACATTTCTCTCATGCTGGAGCATTGTTTACTCACAAAATGGTGCATAAGGAAAAGGGAGCCAACAAAATGCACAAGTGTAAATTTTGTGATTATGAGACAGCTGAACAAGGATTATTGAACCGCCATCTTCTGGCTGTCCATAGCAAGAATTTTCCCCATATCTGTGTGGAATGTGGCAAAGGTTTCCGTCACCCATCAGAGCTCAAGAAACACATGCGTATTCATACTGGTGAGAAGCCATACCAGTGCCAGTACTGCGAATATAGGTCTGCTGACTCTTCTAACTTGAAAACTCATGTAAAGACTAAACATAGTAAAGAGATGCCATTCAAGTGTGAGATTTGTCTTCTGACTTTCTCGGATACCAAAGAGGTGCAGCAGCATGCCCTTATCCACCAAGAAAGCAAAACACATCAGTGTTTGCATTGTGACCACAAGAGCTCGAACTCAAGTGATTTGAAACGACACATAATTTCAGTTCACACAAAGGACTACCCCCACAAGTGTGACATGTGTGATAAAGGCTTCCATCGGCCTTCAGAACTCAAGAAACACGTGGCTGCCCATAAGGGTAAAAAAATGCACCAATGTAGACATTGCGACTTTAAGATTGCAGATCCATTTGTTCTAAGTCGCCACATTCTCTCTGTTCACACAAAGGATCTTCCGTTTAGGTGTAAGAGATGTAGAAAAGGGTTCAGGCAGCAAAATGAGCTCAAAAAACACATGAAGACGCATAGCGGCAGGAAAGTTTACCAGTGTGAGTACTGTGAGTATAGCACTACAGATGCCTCGGGCTTTAAGCGGCATGTTATTTCCATTCATACAAAAGACTATCCCCATCGGTGTGAGTACTGCAAGAAAGGGTTTCGAAGACCCTCAGAAAAGAACCAGCACATCATGCGACATCATAAAGATGTCGGACTGccataa